From the Mesorhizobium loti genome, the window CTCGGACGCACTCTTGAGGGTCTTTGCCCCTTCGAGCAAATTGTCCTGCCAGCCTGAAGTCCACTCGGTGACATCTATGAGACGCAAGACCGGTCGCATCTCCACTGACTGAAATGCGAGACCTGTTTCGGTGGCAATATGCTCCAGCGCCAGCCGGCTTGCCTCGTCATGGCCATCGCGCGATGGCCACGATAATCGCGGAGCGTGCTGTTGCTTGTTCTTGAGAGCGATGCCAAGCGCCAGATAGGGCGTGAGACCATTGACATGGCGCCGATGCAGCGCTTCGACATAGGCATTCAGTTCGTCGCGACGGACGCGAAGCCGCTCGTTGATCGCAATCCATTCCGCTGCTTCCACGCGCACGCCGCTTTCCCAGCTGATCCTGAGCTGGTTGAGAAAGTTGCGTCGGTCCGCCTTGCTGGAATGGAGTTCGAGGCAGTGCGCGCCCAGGCCATGTTCGCGCAGGCGGCGATACACCACATCAAGTGCTGCCGTCTTTTCGGCCACAAACAGCACGGTTTTGCCAACTGAAAGACAGTTGGCAATCATGTTGGCGATGGTCTGGCTCTTGCCAGTGCCGGGAGGACCGATGATGACAAAGTCGCGGCCCTCAGCGGCGGCAAGGCTTGCCGCGGTCTGTGAAGAGTCGGCCGGCAGCAGCGAAACGATATCGGACGGTGCATAGTGCCGGTCGAGTTCGCGCTCGTCCCGGAATGATGCGCCACTGCCCTCGAACGCTATCTCCGGCGTATCGATCAGGTGGCGTACGACGCGGTTTTCGCGCAGAGCATCGGTACGCTCGACCAGATCTTTCCACATAAGAAACTTGGCGAAGGAAAAGGTGGAGAGCGCCGTCTCGTCCACCACCTCCATGCCGGGGACGTCGCGCACTGCCTGACGCATAAGACCTAGCAGACGCGGCACATCAACGCCGCTTTCGTCTTCGGGGAGCTCACCGGAGAACTGTGGCAGTTTGAGCTCGAAGTCGCGCTCAAGAAACTGCAACAAGGTTGCGTTGAACCGCGGCTCATCTTCATGAAAGCGCAAGGTAAAACGCGATGTTGCGCTGCGGCGCTCGATTTTGACCGGTACGAGCAACAATGGCGCGCGATAGCTGCGCTCGTCCTCCGGCTTTTTCTTCCAGCGCAGAAAGCCGACCGCCAGGAAAAGCGTATTAGCGCCGCCCTCGGCAAAGTCGTTGCGAACTTGGCGGTAAAGATCGATCAGGCGGGATTCCAATTGGCGTCCATCGAGCGTCGAGGGGAGCTCGTCGCGCAGGAGCGCTTCTGCTGCAAAACCGCGCTGCAGGTCACGTCCATGGACTTCGCGATAGAGAGCAGCATCACGCTCGCCCAATGGATTCTGTTCGGGCAGTGATATGAGCCTGATCGAAGCGCCTGCCATCAGGCGATCCTCTAGATAGCCGACGTCAGTGCAAAGAAATGGAATTGTCTTCTTGGAGTCCGGAAAATTGAGCAGGCGGTTCCGCAGTGTCAAATCGAGAAGCTTTTTCTGCCAGCGGTCGATCCGCCCGGCAGCTGTCGTCGGCTTCACCTCGACGATGTCGGCAGGCAGGGCTGTCACGGCCGGTGCCGCTGGCAGCGGCAGCGCAATTTCGGTTGCCACTTCGGTATCCACGCTGCGACGCATCGGTTCGTGCGAGGCAAGCGGTGTAATGCCGCCGCTACGCGAGCGGCGGATATCGATGGCGGCGACAAAGGTGCCCACCTGCGTTTCGTCGAGCCGCTGTTCGATTGCTCGTTGCGCAGCCTCCAGCGTCATCGCCGGCCGATGCGTCACGCCGGTCGTCTCGAACACGATCAGTTCGCGCGATGCCAGCGCCTTGCGGATCTCCATGGCATCGGCTTCGATGGCGTTGGCGAGCGTCTTTTGTGTCATCCAGACGCCGACGGCAGCGTGGCCCTGGAACATAAGCACGACTGGGTGCAGGCCCGTCGCTTCCAGGGCGGATGCGAACAACAGACTGGCATCGAGACAGGTTGCCAGCCTCTCCGCGGCAATTGTTGAGGGACGTCGGATTTTTTGGCCTCGGCTTTCGAAGCTTGCAGGTGGCTCAGCATAGTGCAGCGATAGACCGGCAATGGCCGAATAGATTGCGGCCGCCAGCATGAATGCGCGTTGCGGATTGCTGCTTTGATAGCCATCGAGGCTGGAGGCATGACCATGCGCTGCGAGCCGCTCCGCTGCGGAACGCAGCAGTCCTGCGATCGCGGGGTCGTTCGGCATGACGAATGCAGGCAGCAGTTGCGCCATATCGATGACGCCACCCCATTCGTCGCGAGCTAGCAGGCGCACCGCAACGCGCTGCTCGGCCAGCACCGCGCCTGCTGAGGTGAGCCGCAGCGTTATCTCCCCGCGCTCAGCCTCGTTGAGACCGGCCAGATAGCTGGCGTCGAGATCGATTTTTCGGTCGCTTAAGGGAAGCCGGTCGCCAGCAACGATTCGATCAATTGTCCAGCTCTTGGCGCGCAAAAAAGGTGGGTTCGATATCAGCTCGAGAGTACATTTTTCGAAGCCCTGCTGCGTTGGGTTGTTGAGCGAGATAGACCGGATCACCGGAATGGCATTTTGGAAGGATGCATATGTAAAGCTGGCGGCGATGTCAGCCACTACTTCTATTACGGGCGCGGCTGATATACCGGCTGCGTCGCCAGTGTCCGAATTCGTTTCCATGCCCCATCCCCTATTTTCATTTACGATAGAACTTTGCGGCCAGAATTTGAAAGAAAATTCTCGGAATGGTCGCCGCTTAGTTCTTCAGCAGCATAGGTTTCTGAAATTGGAACCGCCTCCATCAGCCAGATAGCTGTCGAGATGCCCGAAGCCGCGATCCCGATCCTTGCTGCGGGTACGGCATGCGTTTGGCTCGCCTTGTTGAAGGCAATCTGACCCCGCTGTCGCGCGACTGTGTCAACGACCGTCCGTTCGCACCTCACCTCAAAACCCAAGCCACGCGAGCAAATGGGTCCACAGATTGCGGGCTGACTTGTCCGGCTGGTTAGTGATCGGTGCCTCGCTATCATTCGGAGGCTGCTCGGTGCCATAATATTCCGCCTTAGCGCGCGCGGCGCGTCGCTGTTCGGCCTCGACCTGCTCGTCACTCTAAGGTGCGGCATCGATTACTCTCCCCAGCCCTGATCACGCAGTGCGACCGGCAGGGGAGCTGCCAATTGCCGATCGAAGGGTGAAGAGCGATGATCTCTCCGTCGAACGCCATCTTCCAGTCGGTGGGGCTGAACCGGGTCACGACTTTTTCGCCGCAACCGCTGCAGCACCTATGTGCCGAGGTTGCGTAGTCCATCGAGATGTACAGCATTCCATTTTTCAGCGTGTCCGGGACATTGCGGAGGAAGCGATGCTCAAGGCGCTGATACCGGATCATTCCTGATCCCCATTGGGCAGCATGTTGCCGTCGACCGTGAAGGTAGAATAGTGCTCGTGCTCGAGATCGCGGTAGAAGCCCAGGCTTCTTCCACTTGATGACGGCCATCACGGCGTTGATGGCGTTGAGATCGGCGACCTGGATGTTGGTAGCGTCACGGGCCTTTATCAACCAAAGACAGCTACGGCTGATTTGATAGTGATGCCGCCATACGGGCTTCGGCGCATCTGACGACCCGTGGCGGTGCGAAAAACATTCGTCAATTGCAGCGCAGGCGGCACGCGCGACCACAAGGTTCGCACGCTCTCCCGGCCATGCCGGGTTTTGCGAATGACGTTTCCTGTGACGACGCGCTGCGACCATCGGAAGCCGATCTCGTGGAAATACAGGTCGGCATGCTGCGGGCTGATATGATGAAAGACGCCGGCGATGTTACGGCGGACGCGGGAGTTGAAACCTTCGACCGAATTGACGTGGACGGCGTCCCGGACATACTCACCGCTGGAATGCTTCACGGTCTCGTGCTTGGCAAAGCTCTCACCAATGGCCATGAATGCCTTCCACTCGTCGCTCATCAAATGAGCTCCCAATTCGATCTGCGCTTCAGTGACGCGTTCGCTTGCTCGCGCCGAGAGACTGGTCACGACCGCGGCACGCGCGTCACCGGACGGAGCGCCGGGCGTGACGTCGGTCGGCCGCTGCACCATCGCCATGACTGGCGTTTTGTCCGTATTCGCCTGGCCTTTCCGGCCCCGTCCCGGAGGTGGGTCATCCGGCCGCTTTCGGGGACTTCCCCCGAGATGGAAATGGTCGATCTCAACCGTGCCGACGAGCATGTTCTCCCGCGCCACCATGAGACGCAGTGCATGTCCCATCCGCCAGGCCGTTGGCTGGCTCACCCCGAGCGCCTCGGCCAGGCGCACCGACGACAAGCCCTTGTCGGATTGCAGTAACAGCCACATTGCCTTCAGCCAAACACGCATGGGAAGCTTCGTGGAGTGCAGAGGCGTGTGTGTCGTCACCGTGAACTGGAACCGGCAATCGCCGCTGGAACATTGATAAAGGCCCGGTCGGGCGCGACGCTTGCCGGTATCGCGACCGGCAAGCGCGATCGAACGTTTGTATCCGCAGGCGGGGCAGATCCGGCCATCCGGCCACACCATGCTTTCCAGCAACCGACGGCAATGCTGCTCATCCCGGAAGGCCGCGATCATTTCTTCAACAGTCCGAATGTTGGAAAGCGCTGCAAGTATTTCAGGCATTCTCACCTCCTTAGACCAGCCCGAAGAATCGCATGAAAGGCCATAGGTCACAAGGATATTGCGGTCTTTGGTTGATAAGGGCCGCGTAGAGATCCCGTCAACGCCGCCCTCAAAGGAGATACGTCCCCCGGGCACCGTAAACTTAACGCTGTGAAAACAAGATCTGGGAGTGAGGCTTTGGTTCATTCGGCGTGAAGTCGCGCGATTTGGCGCCATGCTTGCATGGCAGTTGCTCGCAGTTCTCGATGGTGGGTGGATGGAATATCGTGGCGGGGAACGTTAAAGAGGTTGGCGATCGGGTCGTGGACGGAAACGAAACGCTGAAGATGTCGCGCTGACTTGAAGCGCTTCATGATCCTCTCCCGCCGTCGGACGGGTTGATGAGAGTTCTCCGCCCGATTGTTCAGGCCCTTGTGCGAGCGATGCTCGACGCCTGGCATGATCTCCCGCTTCGCCGCACCGTAGGATCGAAGCTTGTCGGTGATCATCACACGCGGCGAACGGCCTTGCCCTTTCAGAAGCTTTCGCATCAAGCGCTTTGCCGCCTTGGCATTGCGACGGCTTTGCACCAACACGTCGAGA encodes:
- a CDS encoding IS1595 family transposase → MPEILAALSNIRTVEEMIAAFRDEQHCRRLLESMVWPDGRICPACGYKRSIALAGRDTGKRRARPGLYQCSSGDCRFQFTVTTHTPLHSTKLPMRVWLKAMWLLLQSDKGLSSVRLAEALGVSQPTAWRMGHALRLMVARENMLVGTVEIDHFHLGGSPRKRPDDPPPGRGRKGQANTDKTPVMAMVQRPTDVTPGAPSGDARAAVVTSLSARASERVTEAQIELGAHLMSDEWKAFMAIGESFAKHETVKHSSGEYVRDAVHVNSVEGFNSRVRRNIAGVFHHISPQHADLYFHEIGFRWSQRVVTGNVIRKTRHGRESVRTLWSRVPPALQLTNVFRTATGRQMRRSPYGGITIKSAVAVFG
- a CDS encoding IS6 family transposase gives rise to the protein MTRFSRDPLYRRHRFPAQVIAHAVWLYFRFPLSLRMVEDMLAARGVIVSHQTVRLWAEKFGRHFANDIRKRSAGELGDKWHLDEVVITIGGKKHWLWRAVDQDGFVLDVLVQSRRNAKAAKRLMRKLLKGQGRSPRVMITDKLRSYGAAKREIMPGVEHRSHKGLNNRAENSHQPVRRRERIMKRFKSARHLQRFVSVHDPIANLFNVPRHDIPSTHHRELRATAMQAWRQIARLHAE